The stretch of DNA AATAATCCCCTTATATTACTGGTAGCAGGGAGCTTTTTTAGCGGTATGATCGGTTATTATTTACTTTCTATGGATAAACCGAACGGCTATTTCCATGAAAGCCTATTTAATTTACATATTTATAAACTACTAATTAGCCATCCGCCTTTATATATAAAATTACTACCTATGGCAGTTGGCATAGTAGGGATTATTACGGGAATTTACTTATATAAGTCAAGTACTTTTATGTCATTCCTGCCTTCTTCTATGTCATTCCCGCAAAAGCGGGAATCCAGTAAAAATATTAAAAAAGACTGGATACCGCTACAAGCTCGCGGTATTACATTCATATCCAACATATTACGCAATAAATATTACTTCGACGAGATATATAATTGCTTAATTGTGAAGCCTATTAACTGCCTAGCCCATTTATTTTATCTTGGTGATCAGAAAATAATCGATCGTTTTGGACCAAACGGTTGTTCACAAGTCGTTAATTGCTTTAGCGTTCTTACTGGCAAAACACAAACAGGATATGTTTTTAATTATGCTTTGTATATAGTATCGTTTATTGTTGTAACAATTAGTTATTTTGTTTGGAAAGGCTAATGTACTGATGTTATTTGCGTTAAAAACTAAAACTGTCATTGCGAGCCGTAGGCTGCGTGACAATCTCATGAAGTAATAACAAACTCCTGAGATTGCTTCGTCAATTACTTCGTAATTTTCCTCGCAATGACGGAAAAAAACTCATAAAATCTTAAAAGAATGTTAGAATTACCTATTATATCTATCAGTATTTTTCTGCCGCTAATAAGCGTGCTATATATTTTGCTGTTTATTAGTCAAAGTAAAAAAGCAGATAAACCGATATATGTAATGTATGTTACGGTGCTTAGTTCTATTTTAACATTCATCTCAACTATTTATATTTTAATAGAGTTTGACTCCTCAAACCCCGCTTATCAATTTGTCGAACGCTACGCTTGGCTTGATAAAATCGGGCTTGAATTTCATGTAGGTGTTGACGGTATATCAATATTTTTTGTGGCTCTAACTTCTTTTCTTACTCTTATTTGTATAATCGGAAGCTTATTTACTGTTAAAAAATATATCAAAGAATATTTAGTATGTTTTTTATTAATGGAATCTTTTTGTATAGGAGCATTTACCTCAGTAAATTTATTATTATTCTATCTCTTTTTTGAAGCAATATTAGTACCTATGTATATTATTATCGGCGTATGGGGAGGCGAAAATAGAATATATGCTGCTCTTAAATTCTTCTTATATACTTTCTTCGGCTCAGTATTTTTCCTACTTTCATTAATTTATATTTATAGCAAAATTCATAGTTTTGATTTAACCTATATCTTTCAGCTTACCGATAATATTCCATTATTTGCTCAGCACATTTTATGGTGGGCTATCTTTATTGCTTTTGCCGTTAAAATCCCTATGATTCCGTTTCATACTTGGCTACCCGATGCACACGTACAAGCTCCAACCAGCGGCTCGGTTATTCTTGCCGGTATTTTATTAAAACTCGGCGGTTACGGTTTTTTAAGAGTATTACTACTGCTATTCCCTAATGCATCACAAGAATTTGCAATTTACATAATTTACCTTAGCGTTATTGCTATAATATACGCATCACTCGTTGCTCTTGCTCAAAAAGATATGAAGAAGATGATAGCATATTCATCTATTGCACATATGGGATATGTTACGATAGGCATTTTTAGCTTTACTGAAGCCGGAGTTAGTGGAGCAATATTTCAAATGCTTAGCCATGGCGTGATTTCTTCATGTCTATTCTTAATAGTTGGTACTTTGTACGAAAGATTGCATACAAAAGAAATAGCTAAATATGGTGGTGTAGCAAGTAAAATGCCTGTGCTTGCCACATTTTTTATGATTGCAATGCTCGGCTCTGTCGGGCTACCTGGTACTAGCGGATTCATCGGAGAGTTTTCAAGCCTGCTTGGGATTTATAAGGTAAATGTAATAGCAACCTTTATAGCAGCTCTCGGTATAATTCTTGGGGCGGTTTACATGCTGAAATTATACAAAGAGGTTATGCTAGGCGAAATTACCAATAAAGAAATCATGCATTTCAGAGATTTATATAAATATGAAATAATCTCAATAGCTCCTTTAATACTACTAATTATTTACTTTGGTCTAATGCCGAATTCTATTTTAAATGTATTTCGTTTATCGATAGAGAATTTGCTAGTTAGATTTTGAAAAATTAGCGTCATTGCGAGGAAATTTATAATAGTAAATTGACGAAGCAATCCAGTTAAAAATGCTAATCTTTAGCATTTTTATTATTTTTCCTAGATTGCTGCAGCCACTTCATGGCTTCGCAATGACGACTTAGGTATCCAGGCAGGAATGATATAGTAACAAGGACATGCTATCACTTCATCAATTACAATTTAATATTAGAGACCTTTCCAAATTCGCTTATAGAGAGGAATTTGAAGAAAACACGGAACGCAGCACTGCAGCATACAAAAAAGTACGTGAGGATGCGAGTACCGGATTGACGTACAAATTGCCTCTAGAAGTAGAATTTGGAAAGGTCTCTATAGAACAAAGAAATTTATTTGATCTAAATATTACTTTTCTTCCTTCTTCTATCACCTATATAAAAGGAGCTAACGGTTGCGGTAAAAGCTCGCTGCTACGAATGATAGCAGGAATTATGCAACCAAGCAGCGGTAATATTTACTATAAAAATAGTAATATTAACAATATCGCTAAACCTTACTGCAATTATATCGGTCATAATTTAGGGCTAAAACTCGAAATGACTGTTTTTGAGAATCTAAAATTTTGGTCGGAAATTTATAATTCCGCCGAAACCCTATATGCTGCTATTTATTACTTCAAATTATATGACTTATTAGATGAAAAATGCTATAGCTTGTCTAGCGGAATGCAGAAAATCGTAGCCGTATCAAGGCTTATTGCGTGTCAATCTGACTTATGGTTACTTGATGAAGTTGAAACTAATTTAAGCAAAGAAAATAGGGATTTACTAAATAATTTAATTGTCATGAAAGCAAATAGCGGTGGTATTGTTCTTCTATCCTCTCATCTAGAAAGTTCTATAAAATCTGCACAGACATTACAACTGGATTAATTATTATTGTTTTGCGTATTTTTATAGATCTTCCAATGTACAATAAAAAATACAAGGCTAACTATAATCCAAATTGAACAATTAATTATTGTACTTACAGCACGTACTTTAGTAACTTCCATATATTCATTCTTATAACTAATTCTCTTTTCTTCTAGCTCTTTTTGGAGGCAACCCTTTTTTAATTGTTCATATAAATCCTTATCATATGATTTTAGCTTTAAATATTGCTCATTAGTACTATAATTTTATGAGTTCCTCTTTTTATTAGTACATTCCGGTAGGAATATAATGTAATGAATGCATTAAATGTAATAGAGAGCGTTATCAATAAAACTATAGTAGTAACAAAACAAACTACCATACTATAAATTTGCTTTATAAACATAATTTTTTAGTTTTTATAATTATTTACAATTAAGAGAATAGAAGTCAAAAAAAAGAAAAGCAATAATTAAATTACAAAGGTTTATGAAATCTCGAACTTTGTATTCGAAATTTCATGGTATGTTTTTTTAATTTAACTTTTTTGAAATGAACCTGTTAACAGAATCACAATAGCATAATACGTATATATTCCGAATAAATGAAGAGTAATTAAACGAGTATATTACCTATACTCGTAATCTTTGTGTAGTTTACTAGCAAGTGCCTGCTCCCATCTATCGCCATTTTGCAGTAATCTTTCTTTATCGTAAATAAGTGCAGTATGAGTTAGGCTTGCAAACTCAAAATTAGGACCTTCAACTATTGCGTCTACAGGGCAAGCTTCCTGACACAATCCACAATAAATGCATTTTGTCATATCTATATCATAACGTGTGGTATGTCTACTGCTGTCATCTTGTTCGTCAGCTTCAATCACTATCGCTTGTGCCGGACAAATCGCTTCACAGAGTTTACAAGCAATACAGCGTTCTTCACCGTTTTCATAGCGACGCAGTGCATGCTCACCCTTAAATCGTGGACTAACAGGACTTTTTTCATAAGGATAATTGATTGTAACTTTAGCTTTGAAAAAATATCTCAAAGTCAAAGCCATCCCCCTTACTATCTCATATAGAAAAAACGATTTTAAATAATTTATCATAAAATTTATATATTAAAGATCAATGTCATTCCTTCGGAAAGATGTTGTTACACGGATTAAAAAACACGTTCGGTGTCATACCACAGCTTGACCACGGTATCCAGAAAAACAATTTAAACTACTAATAATATTAGTAGTTTAAGCTGGATCCCGTGATCAAGTCGCGGGGGAGATGACAGAGGCGAAACCGATCCATGCAATAAAGCCGATCAAGTTAGCTAGGGTGATACCTAAATACTCGGCAAATTATCGGTATATATAAGTACGCTTGACACTAACACCACCCAAAATAAAGTTAGAGGCAAAAATACTTTCCACCCAAGTCGCATTAATTGATCATAACGATATCTTGGTAAGGTTGCTCTAATCCATAAAAAGCAGAATAATA from Rickettsia helvetica encodes:
- the ccmA gene encoding heme ABC exporter ATP-binding protein CcmA, with the translated sequence MPLEVEFGKVSIEQRNLFDLNITFLPSSITYIKGANGCGKSSLLRMIAGIMQPSSGNIYYKNSNINNIAKPYCNYIGHNLGLKLEMTVFENLKFWSEIYNSAETLYAAIYYFKLYDLLDEKCYSLSSGMQKIVAVSRLIACQSDLWLLDEVETNLSKENRDLLNNLIVMKANSGGIVLLSSHLESSIKSAQTLQLD
- the nuoI gene encoding NADH-quinone oxidoreductase subunit NuoI gives rise to the protein MINYLKSFFLYEIVRGMALTLRYFFKAKVTINYPYEKSPVSPRFKGEHALRRYENGEERCIACKLCEAICPAQAIVIEADEQDDSSRHTTRYDIDMTKCIYCGLCQEACPVDAIVEGPNFEFASLTHTALIYDKERLLQNGDRWEQALASKLHKDYEYR
- a CDS encoding NADH-quinone oxidoreductase subunit M — protein: MLELPIISISIFLPLISVLYILLFISQSKKADKPIYVMYVTVLSSILTFISTIYILIEFDSSNPAYQFVERYAWLDKIGLEFHVGVDGISIFFVALTSFLTLICIIGSLFTVKKYIKEYLVCFLLMESFCIGAFTSVNLLLFYLFFEAILVPMYIIIGVWGGENRIYAALKFFLYTFFGSVFFLLSLIYIYSKIHSFDLTYIFQLTDNIPLFAQHILWWAIFIAFAVKIPMIPFHTWLPDAHVQAPTSGSVILAGILLKLGGYGFLRVLLLLFPNASQEFAIYIIYLSVIAIIYASLVALAQKDMKKMIAYSSIAHMGYVTIGIFSFTEAGVSGAIFQMLSHGVISSCLFLIVGTLYERLHTKEIAKYGGVASKMPVLATFFMIAMLGSVGLPGTSGFIGEFSSLLGIYKVNVIATFIAALGIILGAVYMLKLYKEVMLGEITNKEIMHFRDLYKYEIISIAPLILLIIYFGLMPNSILNVFRLSIENLLVRF